The Verrucomicrobiota bacterium genome has a window encoding:
- a CDS encoding FAD-binding oxidoreductase, with protein sequence MDPTSKTADAIIIGGGVAGLSIAMQLAMRRQRVVVLERQRLGCGSSGRAAGLLGQLRGTAEHTRMLADGLEIVKDLEQRASVEIYVKTGSLRIAETPERAQEIKDLVAMGKSIGFNIDHISIAETARRLPYMKTYDLIEACFSPTDGHLQPAELVSAYHKAGKGLGVRYEINCPVEQVIIRGGQVKGVKTPRGEFHAPVVVNAAGPWSYLVADLAKETLPTAAIGHYYLTTRPDPNHPVDRLSPAVRNRHHRLYTRPESGGLIVGIYEAEPVEYDMEKLPKDFDMSAMKAARDSMNVALLIHLAQQRFPWINERTPMTISTGIMTFTPDGKGLCGPLPEVTGLFHCSCCSGHGIMQSPIVGKLMADLILDGKTKYDLDFMAADRFHDLPGFQKRADIKRKCYDMYASYYGQVEKPHAVTSKP encoded by the coding sequence GTGGACCCAACCAGCAAGACAGCCGACGCCATCATCATCGGTGGCGGCGTAGCCGGTTTGAGCATCGCCATGCAATTGGCCATGCGCCGCCAGCGCGTCGTTGTCCTCGAACGCCAGCGCCTTGGCTGCGGCTCCAGCGGTCGCGCCGCCGGATTGCTCGGCCAGTTGCGCGGCACGGCCGAACACACGCGCATGTTGGCCGATGGCTTGGAGATCGTCAAAGACCTCGAGCAACGCGCGAGCGTCGAGATTTATGTGAAGACCGGTTCGCTGCGCATCGCCGAAACTCCGGAACGCGCCCAGGAAATCAAGGACCTGGTCGCGATGGGCAAATCCATCGGATTTAACATTGACCACATCTCGATCGCGGAAACCGCGCGGCGGTTGCCGTACATGAAGACCTACGATCTGATCGAGGCTTGTTTCTCTCCCACGGACGGTCACCTGCAGCCCGCGGAACTTGTGAGCGCCTACCACAAAGCTGGCAAGGGTCTCGGCGTTCGCTATGAGATCAATTGCCCGGTTGAACAGGTCATCATCCGGGGCGGCCAGGTCAAAGGAGTCAAAACTCCGCGCGGAGAATTTCACGCTCCTGTCGTCGTCAACGCCGCGGGCCCGTGGTCGTATCTCGTTGCCGATCTGGCCAAGGAGACGCTGCCCACCGCCGCCATTGGCCACTACTATTTAACCACGCGACCCGACCCCAATCATCCCGTGGATCGGCTCAGCCCGGCCGTGCGCAATCGTCATCACCGCCTCTACACGCGACCCGAAAGCGGGGGCCTCATCGTGGGCATCTACGAAGCCGAGCCGGTCGAGTATGACATGGAGAAACTGCCGAAAGATTTCGACATGAGCGCCATGAAAGCAGCGCGCGATAGCATGAATGTCGCCTTGCTGATCCACCTCGCCCAACAACGGTTTCCCTGGATCAACGAGCGCACGCCCATGACCATCAGCACGGGCATCATGACCTTCACGCCCGACGGCAAAGGGCTGTGCGGACCGCTGCCCGAGGTGACGGGTTTGTTCCATTGCTCCTGTTGTTCCGGACACGGCATCATGCAAAGCCCGATCGTCGGCAAGCTCATGGCCGATTTGATCCTCGACGGGAAAACCAAATACGACCTGGATTTCATGGCGGCCGACCGTTTCCATGACCTCCCGGGATTCCAGAAGCGCGCCGACATCAAGCGCAAGTGCTACGACATGTACGCCAGCTACTATGGTCAGGTGGAAAAACCACATGCCGTTACTTCGAAGCCGTGA
- a CDS encoding electron transfer flavoprotein subunit beta/FixA family protein, whose protein sequence is MKILVPIKRVPDTDQKIQVKPDGSGIVTDGLPFVINPFDAIAVEEALRIRERSTDAAEVLAVSVGTEACKAQLRTALAMGADNATLILCDAPLDPWNVACVLKAFAQRYQPDLILMGKQGVDDDHGQTGQMLAALLDWPQATFASKTEFITGGLRVTRETDAGLEIVRVSLPAVVTADLRLNEPRYASMTSIMKARKKTIERITMADLGVNIEPRVEVLGLEAVPSRRKTVRVGSLDELLVKLRDEEKVL, encoded by the coding sequence GTGAAAATTCTCGTCCCCATCAAACGTGTCCCCGACACTGACCAGAAGATTCAGGTCAAACCCGATGGCTCGGGCATCGTGACCGACGGATTGCCTTTCGTGATCAATCCTTTTGATGCGATCGCCGTCGAAGAGGCGTTGCGGATTCGCGAGAGATCCACCGACGCGGCCGAAGTGCTGGCCGTCAGCGTCGGCACAGAAGCCTGCAAAGCCCAACTCCGCACCGCGCTGGCTATGGGCGCGGACAACGCCACGTTGATCCTGTGCGATGCGCCGCTCGACCCGTGGAATGTTGCCTGTGTCCTCAAGGCGTTCGCCCAGCGCTATCAGCCCGACTTGATTCTCATGGGCAAGCAAGGTGTGGACGATGACCACGGTCAGACCGGCCAGATGCTCGCCGCGCTCCTCGACTGGCCACAAGCGACCTTCGCCTCGAAAACCGAGTTTATCACCGGCGGCCTGCGCGTGACCCGCGAAACCGACGCCGGGCTGGAAATTGTTCGCGTCTCCTTGCCCGCTGTCGTCACCGCTGACCTTCGCTTGAATGAACCTCGTTACGCCTCGATGACGAGCATCATGAAAGCGCGCAAGAAAACCATCGAGCGCATCACGATGGCGGACCTCGGCGTAAACATTGAGCCGCGTGTGGAAGTGCTCGGCCTCGAAGCCGTCCCTTCGCGGCGCAAAACCGTGCGCGTCGGCAGCCTGGATGAATTGCTCGTCAAACTGCGCGACGAGGAAAAAGTGCTGTGA
- a CDS encoding electron transfer flavoprotein subunit alpha/FixB family protein, which produces MRVLILCEHDGKGIRLGSRSAVAFANAVEEQTRGSVECLLLGHSLATVAQDAAAYAPVLVADHPALANPVADRYAKVITDLVKERGFDLVVAAATTFAKDILPRAAGVLGGAMASEVIGHEFREGRLCFRRPLFAGAVVATVALHGKPQIVTVRPSAYAPASARAEYSAITNVTIDEASLPKKTEFEALQSKLSNRPDVTEARIVISGGRAIKNSEDFERLVGGLADKLHAATGSSRALVDAGITPNAFQVGQTGKVVAPELYIALGISGAVQHLAGMKNSKTIVAINSDPEAPIFEVADYCLVGDVYEIVPQWIAGLNGK; this is translated from the coding sequence ATGCGCGTCCTGATCCTCTGCGAACACGATGGTAAAGGCATCCGGCTCGGCAGTCGGTCCGCCGTTGCTTTCGCCAACGCGGTCGAGGAGCAGACGCGCGGCAGCGTCGAATGTCTCCTGCTCGGCCACTCGCTCGCAACGGTCGCGCAGGACGCGGCGGCGTACGCTCCGGTGCTGGTCGCCGACCATCCCGCGCTCGCGAACCCCGTGGCAGATCGTTACGCGAAAGTCATCACCGACTTGGTGAAGGAGCGCGGTTTCGACCTGGTCGTCGCCGCGGCGACGACCTTTGCCAAAGACATTTTGCCGCGCGCCGCGGGCGTTCTTGGCGGCGCGATGGCCAGCGAGGTGATCGGGCATGAATTCCGCGAAGGCCGGCTTTGTTTCCGACGACCACTCTTCGCCGGAGCGGTTGTCGCGACGGTCGCGCTGCATGGCAAACCGCAAATCGTCACCGTCCGCCCCTCGGCTTACGCGCCCGCCAGCGCGCGCGCCGAATACTCAGCCATCACGAACGTGACCATTGATGAAGCAAGCCTGCCGAAGAAAACTGAATTCGAGGCGCTGCAATCCAAACTTTCCAACCGCCCCGACGTGACCGAAGCGCGCATCGTCATCTCCGGCGGGCGCGCCATCAAGAACAGCGAAGACTTCGAGCGTCTGGTCGGCGGGCTGGCCGACAAACTACACGCGGCGACGGGCAGCTCGCGGGCCTTGGTGGACGCCGGCATTACTCCAAACGCTTTTCAAGTGGGCCAAACGGGCAAGGTGGTAGCGCCTGAACTGTACATTGCCCTGGGGATTTCAGGCGCGGTGCAGCACCTGGCGGGGATGAAGAACTCCAAGACCATCGTCGCCATCAACAGCGATCCGGAAGCGCCGATTTTCGAAGTGGCCGACTATTGTCTCGTCGGAGATGTGTATGAAATCGTCCCGCAGTGGATTGCCGGACTCAATGGAAAATGA
- a CDS encoding FAD-binding oxidoreductase, whose translation MSKLKDAKIVIIGGGAVGCGTAYQLALAGETDILVIEKEPSVAAVTSAQAAGLVGQVRTTIERTQLAMWSVKTFSDLQKDTKTNPTWRQVGSLRVALNAARVAEFKRMKAIADRAGLEAEFITPKVAEEKWPGMNFSMAKAILWCPTDGYLQPYDLTASYCSQSGRRGVRFSVNTAAEQILMHEGRVTGVVTNKGTIRCDVVINAAGAHAFHIAKLVGLQLPIVPVRHEYFVSVPCDGLTPTLPVIRVPDLSLYIRTDVNALLVGGWEPNPLHTDPQKYALNGNPPGIEPDWDVLAKFAQDLVPQFPKVADLGIRSVFKGWPTFTPDGRFIIGPTAKIKGFVMAGGCNAHGVSGSAGIGRHVVESLLESQPSPYVQSLGPDRFTETSWNWDQAQTQAAHVYETYYGL comes from the coding sequence ATGAGCAAACTCAAAGACGCAAAGATCGTCATCATCGGCGGCGGCGCGGTTGGTTGCGGAACGGCTTATCAACTGGCGCTGGCGGGCGAGACCGATATCCTCGTCATCGAAAAAGAGCCGTCGGTCGCCGCCGTAACCTCAGCCCAAGCGGCCGGACTGGTCGGCCAGGTGCGCACCACCATCGAGCGCACGCAACTCGCCATGTGGTCGGTGAAGACCTTTTCGGATTTGCAGAAGGACACCAAAACCAATCCGACCTGGCGGCAGGTAGGATCGTTGCGCGTAGCGTTAAACGCCGCACGGGTGGCAGAATTCAAACGGATGAAGGCGATCGCCGACCGCGCGGGATTGGAAGCGGAATTCATCACGCCGAAGGTCGCGGAAGAGAAATGGCCGGGGATGAACTTTTCGATGGCCAAGGCGATTCTTTGGTGTCCAACCGACGGCTATTTGCAGCCGTATGATTTGACCGCGAGTTACTGCTCGCAAAGCGGGCGGCGCGGCGTGCGATTCAGCGTCAACACAGCGGCGGAACAAATCCTGATGCATGAGGGCCGCGTCACGGGCGTGGTAACCAACAAAGGAACGATCCGATGCGACGTCGTCATCAACGCCGCCGGAGCGCACGCGTTTCACATCGCCAAACTCGTCGGGCTGCAGTTGCCGATCGTGCCCGTGCGCCACGAATATTTTGTCAGCGTCCCATGCGATGGGCTGACGCCAACTTTGCCTGTCATCCGCGTTCCTGACCTCAGCCTTTACATCCGCACCGACGTCAATGCTTTGCTCGTCGGTGGTTGGGAGCCGAATCCGCTTCACACCGACCCGCAGAAGTATGCGCTGAACGGAAATCCGCCCGGCATCGAACCGGATTGGGATGTCCTGGCGAAGTTTGCGCAAGACCTCGTGCCGCAATTCCCGAAAGTCGCCGACCTCGGCATCCGGAGTGTTTTCAAGGGCTGGCCAACGTTCACGCCGGATGGCCGCTTCATCATTGGGCCAACCGCGAAAATCAAAGGCTTCGTCATGGCCGGCGGCTGCAACGCCCACGGGGTTTCGGGTTCGGCCGGCATTGGCCGCCACGTTGTCGAATCCCTGCTGGAATCCCAGCCCTCACCCTACGTCCAAAGCCTCGGCCCGGATCGATTCACGGAAACCAGTTGGAACTGGGACCAAGCTCAAACTCAAGCCGCGCACGTTTATGAAACTTACTATGGCCTTTAA
- a CDS encoding AP protein, producing MKLTMAFNSQPLHLGRSNESPRPFGFRISDFGFPGRRLVIPAAPRCLVLAALLLLTGPSLNATSTKTENVFLITVDGLRWQEVFGGAEALLMDNQNGGVADTNRLRQMFGRETPVERRAALLPFFWSVIAQQGQLHGNQNKGSTAVLTNGKKFTYPGFNEIFTGFADDRIDKNEKRNNPNVSVLEWLHRKPAFTNRVAGFANWDVHPYILNAGRSGIPVWTGYEKTPTAKRGSRLELVEKLFRDTTPLWPDMNFDSFYLHAAVEYVTEKRPRLVWIAFSETDEWAHESRYDRYLVAARKMDDYVKTLWLTVQSLRGYRGKTTFILTCDHGRGSGPSEWKNHGANVAGAENIWLAVLGPDTPPLGERTNVAPIGQNQIAATLAALVGEDYHAAVPRSGPPIADLLPVAGRTLKNNPAARPR from the coding sequence ATGAAACTTACTATGGCCTTTAACTCGCAACCCCTTCACCTTGGCCGAAGCAACGAATCTCCGCGCCCGTTCGGATTTCGGATTTCGGATTTCGGATTTCCCGGTCGGCGTCTCGTCATCCCGGCTGCCCCAAGATGCCTTGTGCTCGCCGCGTTGCTCCTGCTCACCGGCCCATCACTCAACGCGACTTCCACCAAAACGGAGAATGTCTTTCTGATCACTGTCGACGGCTTGCGTTGGCAGGAAGTTTTTGGCGGCGCCGAGGCTTTGCTGATGGACAACCAAAACGGCGGGGTGGCTGATACCAACCGCCTGCGCCAGATGTTCGGGCGCGAAACACCGGTAGAACGCCGGGCGGCGCTCCTCCCCTTCTTCTGGTCCGTGATTGCGCAGCAGGGACAGCTCCACGGCAACCAGAACAAAGGCAGTACCGCCGTCCTGACGAACGGAAAAAAATTCACCTACCCCGGCTTCAATGAAATCTTCACCGGGTTTGCCGACGACCGCATCGACAAAAACGAAAAGCGGAACAACCCCAACGTGAGCGTACTGGAATGGCTGCACCGCAAGCCCGCCTTCACCAACCGCGTCGCCGGCTTTGCCAATTGGGATGTCCATCCCTACATTCTCAATGCCGGCCGCAGCGGCATCCCCGTCTGGACCGGCTACGAAAAAACTCCCACCGCCAAACGCGGCTCGCGCCTGGAACTGGTGGAAAAACTTTTCCGCGACACGACACCACTGTGGCCGGACATGAACTTTGATTCCTTTTACCTCCACGCCGCGGTCGAATACGTCACGGAAAAGAGGCCGCGGTTGGTTTGGATCGCCTTCAGCGAAACCGACGAGTGGGCCCATGAGAGTCGCTACGACCGTTACCTGGTTGCCGCTCGCAAAATGGACGACTACGTGAAAACTTTATGGCTGACCGTTCAATCGCTGCGTGGATATCGCGGCAAAACCACCTTCATTCTCACTTGCGATCATGGCCGTGGCAGCGGTCCGAGCGAGTGGAAAAACCACGGCGCTAACGTTGCCGGCGCCGAAAACATCTGGCTGGCGGTGCTCGGCCCGGACACACCACCGCTGGGAGAGAGAACCAACGTGGCGCCGATTGGTCAAAACCAGATCGCCGCCACCCTGGCCGCTTTGGTCGGGGAGGATTATCACGCCGCCGTGCCCAGGTCAGGCCCGCCCATCGCTGATTTACTGCCGGTCGCTGGCCGGACTTTGAAGAACAATCCCGCCGCTCGTCCTCGCTAG
- a CDS encoding PLP-dependent aminotransferase family protein, which yields MVTESLSPSFSASHRLYKQVAERIVQLIDHGTLRPGERIPSVRKLSTQQDVSIATVMQAYRLLESRSVIEARPQSGYYVRARSWTQPAEPEMTKPAPSPTKIRGSELTMQVIQAIRDPALVRLGATLPAPDLFPNKELNRTMASVGRRHPTLANSYDPAPGNSGLRLQIARRALDAGCALSPDDLVITCGATEALNLCLRAVAKPGDTIAIETPTFFGILQIIESLGMRACEIPTYPREGVCLDELAKRLKCCRVKACVFTLNFSNPLGSCMPDEKKKQLVELLAEREIPLIEDDIYGNLPFAPLRPKVAKAFDKKGLVLLCDSFTKTLAPGYRIGWTAPGRFKAQVEYLKFVSTSATATLPQMAVADFLANGSFDHHVRKIRRYYAEQTQRMTAAISRYFPAGTKVTRPTGGLVLWLELPPAINSMELYRQALREKISIAPGPMFSPKQKYQNFIRLSCGNPWSEKIEQAMVKLGQMMARRM from the coding sequence ATGGTTACAGAAAGTTTGTCTCCCAGCTTTTCCGCGTCGCATCGTTTGTACAAGCAGGTTGCCGAACGCATCGTTCAACTCATCGATCACGGCACATTGCGGCCGGGCGAACGCATTCCTTCCGTCCGCAAACTCAGCACGCAGCAGGACGTCAGCATCGCCACGGTCATGCAAGCCTATCGTCTGTTGGAAAGCCGCAGCGTGATCGAAGCGCGCCCTCAATCCGGTTATTACGTCCGCGCGCGGAGTTGGACACAACCCGCTGAGCCGGAGATGACCAAGCCAGCGCCCAGCCCGACCAAAATCCGCGGCAGCGAGTTGACCATGCAGGTCATTCAGGCCATCCGCGATCCAGCGTTGGTCCGGCTTGGAGCGACGCTGCCCGCTCCCGATTTATTTCCCAACAAGGAACTCAATCGCACGATGGCTTCCGTGGGCCGTCGTCATCCGACACTTGCCAACAGTTACGATCCGGCGCCCGGCAATAGTGGATTACGCCTGCAAATCGCGCGTCGTGCGTTGGATGCGGGCTGCGCATTGTCGCCCGATGATCTGGTCATCACTTGTGGTGCGACGGAGGCGCTCAACCTCTGTTTGCGCGCCGTCGCCAAGCCCGGCGACACCATCGCCATCGAAACCCCGACGTTTTTCGGCATCTTGCAGATCATTGAATCCCTCGGCATGCGCGCCTGCGAAATCCCCACCTATCCGCGCGAAGGGGTTTGCCTCGATGAACTCGCAAAGCGACTCAAATGCTGCCGCGTCAAGGCCTGCGTGTTCACGCTCAACTTCAGCAACCCGCTCGGCAGTTGCATGCCGGATGAAAAGAAAAAGCAACTCGTCGAACTGCTGGCCGAACGCGAAATCCCGCTCATCGAAGACGACATATACGGCAATCTCCCCTTCGCGCCGCTGCGTCCGAAAGTAGCGAAGGCGTTCGACAAGAAAGGACTCGTGCTGCTCTGCGATTCGTTCACGAAGACTCTTGCGCCGGGCTATCGCATCGGCTGGACCGCGCCGGGCCGCTTCAAAGCGCAGGTCGAATACTTGAAATTCGTGAGCACGAGCGCCACCGCTACGTTGCCGCAAATGGCCGTCGCTGATTTTCTGGCCAACGGCAGCTTCGATCATCACGTGCGCAAGATCCGCCGTTATTACGCCGAACAAACCCAGCGCATGACCGCGGCCATCAGCCGTTATTTTCCCGCCGGCACCAAAGTCACGCGCCCGACGGGCGGACTGGTGTTGTGGTTGGAACTGCCGCCGGCCATCAACTCAATGGAACTGTATCGCCAGGCGCTGCGGGAAAAAATCAGTATCGCTCCCGGCCCGATGTTTTCGCCGAAACAAAAATATCAAAATTTCATCCGGTTGAGTTGCGGCAATCCGTGGTCGGAAAAAATCGAACAAGCCATGGTCAAGCTGGGCCAGATGATGGCGCGGAGGATGTGA
- a CDS encoding cytochrome P450, translating into MTVAASPSRPKGWFWLGNMPDFRRDPLEFLERCARDHGDFVPLRFVNRRVCLVNAPEDIEYVLATNSRNFRKTLGYRTPFMRRLFGEGLLTSEGDFWLRQRRLAQPAFHRERIATYANIIVEFAERMLAAWKPDETREIHRDMMRITTEVVVKTLFNSTVTRAVEEISDTTAVLEQFTTQWSVWRFLGSYLPTPNARRFEGVVRRLDEFIYGLIAERRASGKDAGDLLSMLLMAQDDDGNRMSDRQVRDELTTFMVAGLDTTALALSWAFYLLSKNPQADDELAVELDAVLGGRAPRFADLPQLRYAEKVVKESMRLFPPAWVIGREAINDCEISGHRIAAGTSLIISQWLKHRDARYFENPETFRPERWSDEFVKQLPKYAYFPFGGGPRICIGNSFAMMEATLVLATVRQKFRLTSSPGYAVTPWPTITLQPKEGIYLKVESRENKPQKSKKDAAKCVV; encoded by the coding sequence ATGACCGTGGCCGCTTCACCATCTCGTCCCAAAGGCTGGTTTTGGTTGGGCAACATGCCAGATTTTCGGCGCGATCCGCTCGAATTCCTTGAACGTTGCGCGCGTGATCATGGCGATTTCGTTCCGCTGCGCTTCGTCAATCGGCGGGTCTGTTTGGTGAACGCGCCGGAGGACATCGAGTATGTGCTGGCGACCAACAGCCGCAACTTCCGCAAGACCCTCGGCTACCGCACACCGTTCATGCGGCGGCTCTTCGGCGAGGGATTGTTGACGAGTGAAGGCGACTTCTGGCTGCGTCAACGGCGTTTGGCACAGCCAGCATTTCACCGGGAACGAATCGCGACTTACGCCAATATCATCGTCGAGTTTGCAGAGCGGATGCTGGCGGCGTGGAAGCCGGACGAAACCCGCGAGATTCATCGCGACATGATGCGGATCACAACCGAGGTGGTTGTCAAAACCCTGTTCAATTCCACCGTGACCCGCGCAGTTGAAGAAATCAGCGACACGACCGCGGTGCTGGAACAGTTCACCACGCAATGGAGTGTCTGGCGATTTCTCGGCAGCTACCTGCCGACGCCGAACGCGCGACGTTTTGAAGGAGTCGTGCGTCGCCTCGATGAATTTATTTACGGCCTCATTGCGGAACGGCGCGCCAGCGGCAAGGACGCGGGCGATCTGCTGTCGATGCTCCTGATGGCGCAGGACGACGACGGAAATCGGATGAGCGATCGGCAGGTCCGCGATGAACTCACGACGTTCATGGTGGCCGGCCTGGACACGACGGCGCTCGCGTTGTCGTGGGCGTTTTATCTTCTATCCAAGAATCCGCAAGCCGACGACGAACTGGCGGTGGAACTGGATGCCGTGCTCGGCGGACGCGCGCCGCGCTTTGCCGACCTGCCGCAATTGCGTTACGCCGAAAAAGTGGTGAAGGAGTCGATGCGATTATTTCCGCCAGCGTGGGTGATCGGACGTGAGGCGATCAACGATTGCGAAATCAGCGGTCATCGGATCGCAGCCGGCACATCGCTGATCATCAGTCAGTGGTTGAAACACCGTGACGCGCGTTATTTTGAGAATCCCGAAACGTTTCGACCGGAACGCTGGAGTGACGAATTCGTCAAACAGTTGCCCAAGTACGCTTACTTCCCGTTCGGCGGCGGACCACGCATTTGCATCGGCAATTCATTCGCCATGATGGAAGCAACGTTGGTGTTGGCAACCGTGCGGCAAAAATTCCGGCTGACTTCATCGCCGGGCTACGCCGTGACACCCTGGCCGACGATTACGTTGCAACCGAAGGAGGGAATTTATTTGAAGGTCGAGAGCCGCGAGAATAAACCACAAAAGTCGAAGAAAGACGCAGCCAAGTGCGTGGTTTGA
- a CDS encoding sulfatase — translation MNKRLLILVLIAGLGLVVNATATSATQTKPNVVMIISDDQGWTDFGFMEHPVIKTPHLDKLATDSAVFPNGYVPTSLCRASLATLLTGLYASQHKICCNDPPDGVDRTSMHPFIKNAPTVPRLLQQAGYRSLQTGKFWEGHYSNGGFTEGMTEKGRHGDAGLKIGRETLRPIYDFVETARGKPFFLWYAPMMPHEPHNPPERILKKYLVEGRNDKVARYWAMCEWFDETCGELLDYIDKKGLRENTLVVFVVDNGWIQETGGVRTTRGSFAPKSKLSPYDGGVRTPVMLRWPGHTKAGRYNDLVSTIDLAPTMLTACGMKPPKAMPGLNLLDVAAGKSKLKRNAVFGEIYLHTAVDINKPSLNLTHLWVREGDWKLITFTDKNVGPELYNLANDPEEERNLVLQESTRVLHLRTVLDKWWTAKHTP, via the coding sequence ATGAACAAACGCTTGCTCATCCTCGTTTTGATTGCCGGATTGGGTCTGGTGGTCAACGCCACTGCGACTTCCGCAACACAAACCAAACCCAACGTCGTGATGATCATCTCTGACGATCAAGGCTGGACAGACTTCGGCTTCATGGAGCATCCCGTCATCAAGACGCCGCATCTGGACAAGCTCGCCACCGACAGCGCGGTGTTTCCGAACGGTTACGTGCCCACGTCGCTCTGCCGCGCCAGTCTCGCGACGTTGCTGACCGGTCTTTACGCCAGCCAGCATAAGATTTGTTGCAACGATCCGCCGGATGGCGTTGATCGCACCTCGATGCATCCGTTCATTAAGAATGCGCCAACCGTGCCGCGATTGCTCCAGCAAGCCGGCTATCGCAGTTTGCAGACGGGAAAATTCTGGGAGGGCCATTACTCGAACGGCGGTTTCACCGAAGGCATGACGGAGAAGGGTCGTCACGGCGACGCGGGTTTGAAAATCGGGCGAGAAACCCTGCGACCAATTTACGATTTCGTTGAAACAGCGCGGGGCAAACCGTTCTTTCTCTGGTATGCCCCGATGATGCCGCACGAACCCCACAACCCGCCGGAACGAATTCTCAAGAAATATCTCGTCGAAGGACGCAACGATAAAGTCGCCCGCTACTGGGCGATGTGTGAGTGGTTCGACGAAACCTGCGGCGAGTTGCTCGATTATATCGACAAGAAAGGATTGCGCGAAAATACTCTGGTGGTGTTCGTCGTGGACAATGGTTGGATTCAGGAAACGGGCGGCGTCCGCACCACGCGCGGTTCGTTCGCCCCGAAGAGCAAGTTGTCGCCGTACGACGGCGGAGTGCGCACGCCCGTGATGCTTCGTTGGCCCGGTCACACCAAGGCCGGTCGCTACAACGATCTGGTTTCGACGATCGATCTCGCGCCGACGATGCTCACTGCTTGCGGAATGAAACCGCCCAAAGCGATGCCGGGTCTGAACCTGCTCGACGTAGCCGCCGGGAAATCCAAACTCAAACGCAACGCGGTGTTCGGCGAAATTTATCTGCACACCGCCGTGGACATCAACAAGCCGTCGTTGAACTTGACGCATCTTTGGGTGCGGGAAGGCGATTGGAAGCTGATCACCTTCACCGATAAAAACGTCGGGCCGGAGCTTTACAATCTGGCGAACGATCCTGAGGAAGAACGGAATCTAGTGCTGCAGGAATCAACGCGTGTTCTGCATCTCCGCACGGTCTTGGACAAATGGTGGACTGCAAAACACACGCCATGA
- a CDS encoding DMT family transporter: protein MKPAHLILLAVLNLFWAASYSTFKVLTPYLDSGEVVTLRFCLAAIVLVILWPWLPGKIPRGFDLVKASAMGIIVFVLAPRLQVAGVRQGQASDCSVLIALEPLITSIAAAIFLREHIGRRRWVGFSFGLLGVVLLAQVWRADFKLPGLTADLLFIASFVCETTYSVMGKPLIARAGFMKVLGVAIVSGAVVNLLLDGHGTILAARTMPVSAWVIMGFLSLICTLVGYSVWFVVIRETEVNVTALTIFIQPVVGIAVAGLWLGEPLHRGQFWGSVAIVTGLVIGLSRQVKTETM, encoded by the coding sequence ATGAAACCGGCGCATCTAATCCTCCTGGCGGTCTTGAATCTTTTTTGGGCGGCTTCCTATTCGACCTTCAAGGTGCTGACGCCGTATCTGGATTCGGGCGAAGTGGTGACGCTTCGGTTCTGCCTGGCCGCAATCGTCCTGGTGATCCTGTGGCCTTGGCTACCGGGAAAAATTCCGCGCGGGTTCGATCTGGTGAAAGCGAGCGCCATGGGGATCATCGTCTTTGTGCTCGCGCCGCGGTTGCAGGTCGCGGGCGTTCGCCAAGGTCAGGCCAGCGATTGTTCGGTGCTGATTGCCTTGGAGCCGTTGATTACCTCCATCGCGGCGGCGATTTTTTTGCGAGAGCACATTGGTCGTCGACGCTGGGTGGGGTTCAGTTTCGGCTTGTTGGGGGTGGTGCTGCTGGCGCAGGTTTGGCGGGCGGATTTCAAGTTGCCTGGTTTGACGGCCGATTTGCTTTTCATCGCGTCGTTTGTTTGCGAAACCACTTACTCGGTCATGGGCAAACCGTTGATCGCGCGCGCCGGGTTTATGAAAGTCTTGGGTGTCGCGATCGTGAGCGGAGCGGTAGTCAACTTGTTGCTGGACGGTCACGGTACGATTTTGGCGGCGCGGACGATGCCGGTGAGCGCGTGGGTGATCATGGGCTTTTTGTCGCTCATCTGCACGCTGGTCGGTTACAGCGTCTGGTTTGTGGTCATTCGTGAAACGGAAGTGAACGTGACGGCGCTGACGATTTTCATCCAGCCTGTGGTGGGCATCGCGGTGGCGGGACTTTGGCTCGGCGAACCGCTGCATCGCGGACAATTCTGGGGCAGCGTGGCGATTGTGACTGGCCTAGTGATTGGATTATCGAGGCAAGTTAAGACCGAGACGATGTAG